Part of the Sorghum bicolor cultivar BTx623 chromosome 1, Sorghum_bicolor_NCBIv3, whole genome shotgun sequence genome, tttttggtttttggtagGAACGGCCTTCTTCTCAAATCTTGGACAGATCCTCCGAGGAAAAAACCACTAGCAGCTTCAGATCTTTCGACGCCCAAAAACCACGGCGCGCGGCATGTGCGTGATCACTGATCAGCAGGGGAGGAAAGAGGATGTGCTGAAATGATCGCACGCAGCAGCTCTCTCCAGAGTGAATGCGATGCGCACCGCCCCAAGCGAACGCCATGTACTGCCCATCATGCCATGGGGAACGCAGGCAGAACGCAGTGCGCGAATGCGATGCGCGTGGGCGTGGCGGTGGCGCCGGACAAGCACGCACTGGCTGTACTGCCCGCTGCCCGGCCATGCTCTGCTGCTGCCTGCTCGTGGCGTGACGCATCATGCATCCTTTGCCCGGAGAAAAAAGGCCGGCCGCCGGTGCACTGGTTCCAGCGCAGTGCGCAGGGGGGCAGCGATGCAAACGCACAAGGCAAGGCAGAATTCGATCGACGCCCGCTGCGCACAGCACTACCACCTGCAATGACGAGGGAAGAAGTGCTCCTCTGGCCTGTGGGGCCTGTCAAGTGTGAACCTAGGAGTACACTACACTAGCGAAGAGGAGAATCAAATAAACTGAAAAATAAACCTTATTTAGTACTTTTAAGATAGGGACAAAAGGCACAAAACGAATCAACTGTTGCTTCACCGTGCTGCGTTTCTGCAGTGCAGAACGGTCAGTAACAAACTCCAGAAGCAAGAAATGTCAGGTAGCCGCGGGTTGGAACGAGCAGGAGGCCAGGCTTGGTGCATTTGGTCTGATTTGTCTGCAAATTTTGACGTTTCCTATATGATGTGCGTTAAAGTCTGCCTAACAGTAGGTGTATGATCAATAAGTTGAAGATAAACAGGGAACCGACTGCAAGGAAGACACTTGGAAATACCATTTTCAATTCAaggttagtttttttttattatatatatacaaaggCAGGTATTTGCAACAGAGAAAATGAGTTTGGGATCCAGAAAGATGATGCCGACGGTGCGTGCCTCGACTCGATCAATCGACAGCCAAAGGCCCCATGGCTATTAACATGGACAGCCTTTGCGATTGATCTTGCCCTACACGAATAATGCGTGGCAGCGCAGTGTTACCATCATTTGATTCGATTGCACGTATCTTCCAATCAATTGCGGAGTATCTTGGCTTCTGAAACACGACGTTGCACCAGGTATTCCGAAAGGACTGATGCGGAACAGTACAGAAGACCCATCATGATGCGTGGCTTGTGCTCGTGGAATGTCACTGCTCCCAACTAATGAACCTTGCGTTGAGTGCCCAAAGCAACAAGTTCGTGGACAAAGGGGAGGGACATGTACAGTTCTAGTTTACTTTGCAAGACTTGGACAAGTAATCACACCCTTCGTACACCACTAGCCCAGCTTTGTCGAGCTCGTTTTCCTGGAAACAAGCGCACCTTTGGCTAACTTGTCCGGTCAGAGCTATGTCGCCTGGCCTCCTCACCAATCTTGGATAGCCCGTGTCGCACCAAACCTAACACAAGCAGTACGATCTTAATTAGGCAGAAAAAGTGACATCTTTAGCAAAATGGAAACTGCTCTCTCAGAACCTTCGAAATATGGCCTGGAGCCACTAGAATGGCACATTAGTTCAACTCAACATTAATCATGCAAAAATGTTTCTCAAGGAGACGTTTGAATGTGTGATAGGCAAACATGATTTGGACCATGTAAGCTGTTCGGAACATAGGGAAATTCACACAAAACAGATTAATTTTCCTCAAGTGTCATGAGAAATCCCCAGCAGAGCGATAGGATGAGAAAACAGAAGGAAAAGGATCAGAGAACATTTGCTGTCAAATTACTGGAGTTTGCTGGGTCACTGGAGATCCAGAATAATCTCAACATGTTACACCAACTCATGATGCTTCTCATGAATGCCAGCTGTTTCTTATGTTTATTGCGATTGCATTATTACACAACTCATCTGTTCCCATCTTTATTGGAAAACAGTCATTTCTAGAGTTGAATTATGGTTATGGGCTTGGGGCAAAATTCTTAAATGGCGACTGTCTGGAGCCACAAAAAACAAACCAGAAATTGTTGCCTGGGAAGACCATAGCCCACTAGAGGCATGATACATCCAAAACATCCAACATGGCACACTGCTGCCCTACCAACGGGCAATATGTTTCGATGCAGAATCAAAAGTTTTAGAAGACTAGCAGGTGTGCTCATTTCATGATGTGGTCAATGTCTAATTTTGTTTTTCAAATACACAGGACAGCAGTGTATCATTTTTCATTAAAGAAGAAAAAGGAACAAGTACAACACCAAATCCAACCCCTAAGAGTTCAGTAACACGCACGCCATTGactaaaaagtaaaaaaaaaattgaccaGACCTAAACAACCGCTGAAACTAGATAATCCCAATGAGTAACTCTAGGAGCTGCTTTGCACCTTCCACTACAGCCCTCACAACCTGATTTACATCAGGAGAGACAGGGTTGAAGATGCAATTTTGTCGATGTCTAACTTTGGTATAGTGACTATTTTCATTTGGTTAGTTTGTTTGAATATGGAATATGATAGGAAGAAGCTCAGTTCACGAAGGTCTTTCaagataaataaaaaagataacaacAACATCAGATAAAACCATGTGTCAACAAAAAAGGGATGGTGCAAGGATACTTACTTCTCCGCCTTCTTGTTGGCTCCATTTTGAATTGCAGCCAGGTATTTTAGCTTCGTCACTCTTCTGCTTTTCAAGAAGCTGTGCACCTCTCTTTGCCTTCATTTCTACACCCTTCAGATATTTCGTAGGATTTCCTTGACTGTCGTAGTAACGTCCAATAAGTTTACCAGCAAATCTGCATCATACATGTAAAGGCATGTTACAAGGGTACATATTATTAATTGAGTAGTTTCTCTAACATGATCACTGCTTCAGGGATAGCTTAGTGTGTTCCATATGGCATACACATTTGGTAATATTAATAACATGAATAACACATGGTATGGTAGTGATGGATTTAAGAACATGATCAAGATAATCGAGAGCAAGTGCTATAGCCCAAACACATAAACAGTGTTCCAAATCGTGTTCCACTAGTCTGCCTAGGGACTAGGTGCCACCAAGCTGCCAGCCTAGCATTTCCTGGAAAACTGCATACAGTTCTATGAAGCCTCATGGTTTACTGGAAGGAAATAAGTAACATGAAGATGGCTCTTAGAAAGAAGCTCACATATATCTTTCGAAGTAAAATTTCCTCCAATCAACAATGCTGTTTACCTGAAAGGAAATTGAAATCCATCATATTGAAAATATTGGCAAAATAAAGAGTGAAAAGTAAAGTCTGTAAATGCTTGTATTCTACACTAGCATGCACATACGGTGCTGTGTTCAGCGTGCTAAGTAGCAGCTTCCCATCAGTACTTAATATAATATGCATACATGATACATGAGGCAACGATGTTTCTGTTTCAACATAATTATATCCCTGCAGGCTTGAAGCACGAGAGAATAGAGCTTAAAAGGTTGGTAACTTGGTATCATAATCAAGTAAACAGCCAACTAGATTTTGCAGAAGTGGTAAGAGAAGGAGATGAAACACTTCTCTATTACAGTTGAAGCAAACTGCCATCCTAGCCCTAATTTATGAATTGTGGTACTTTTAACATTTTTCAATGCCTGTCTATGTCTAAGCTACATATTTGCATTAACTACTAGGTTTACTAATACAAATAATCCATACATAGTGTTTTTCAGTACCTCACTGCTTGATAAACCCTGTAAGGAATCAGTCAGACCATTACCTGTTGAAACAGAAAGGTTATTCTAGCAAAAGGATATGCTTAAGCAGTCATAGATCATCCATCATTATATTTTTCTTATGGTGAAATTATTGTATTTTTAAAACAACATTATTACAAGCAGAACAGCTAGATTAGCTTCCAGGAAGTTTGGTAAAGGGGGGAATTAAGATTCTTCATCCTCCATAAAAATTTAAGTCATATAATTCAAGTATCCTCTTCATCATATAAAGGCCAAGTCATAATATCTGCATTTTTTTAACCGATCCAAGCCTTTTTTTCAACATTAAACTAACGGGCAACTTTTTTTCACTCTCTTTTATCCTATATCATAGTGTGAAGAGTCAGTAGTAACTGCTTCTAAGATATTGAGCAGGCATCTTGATCGTTCAATCTTTTGTCCCTTATGAAATTTGAATTTAGAATCAATGTACTGCTAGGAGTAAAAAGATCACACAGAAAATGCTTTTGCTTTTGCAGTTCAAAGGATCAAGAGAACACCAAAATTATCTCTACAGAACCAACATCAACTCATGGTCATCTAAAAGACTTACTAAACTAACCAGCTAGCAATAAGATGCAGACTTACCTGTAAAATTTCCAGAAACAAATGCCCGTGATGCATCCCTGTGAAAACAATGCTGTTTTAACATCAGCATGTGAAGCAACAAAACAAAAAGGATATGGATATAAGAACTACCCTCCTATAGTTTATACTTTATAACACCAAGCTATAGCATACATGTAATTCATAACAATGAAATTGAAACAGGCGCTAAAAGTCTAAGACTGCAACCTCCCAGTAAAGTGATGATAACCTCCGCCAGGACCATAATGTGACCTCCCTTTTGTGACGTCAAACACTGAGCTGCAGCATCAAATGAAAACCAACATCATTCACACAAGCCATGCCAGTTGAATAGCCAAGACAATACACTGGAATTTACTGACAACATCATCTGTATAATTAGAAAGAAGGTGTGCTGTGCGCTTGAGTTttaacttatttatcatatcacacTTCCCTTTTCTCACCGTAGTTAAGTATCATTCTATTAAAACAAGTCAGGGGGAAGGAAATGTAGGCATGTGGGGGCAAGGAAAAGCACAAGTACCCCAAAATCGCGAGTAGTATGGGCAACCCCTCATTCGTTCCATTGTACGGCGACAGCTCCTCCACTGTCCACAACCTCTGCCCATCGCAACATGAGACTCAGGTTCAGGTAAGTAAGAGAGAACACAACTTGCAGTTGCAGAGGTCGAAAAGGGCACAATATGTTAGTCAGATGCTAGAGCTACAGATCAGACGAACCGCTCCTAGACCATTTTTACTCTTCACAAGGCATCACATCAAATCACTAGGAGCTCACTTCCTATGTATTTGCTCCATATGACCACGTTAAGCTATTATTAGTCGACGAACACGGCTAAGCCATGACTGGGTATCTCTGATTGAAAACGCCATGTCTGCTTCCGCAGACTAGATAAAACAAGCGAGATCTAGCCCACAAACTTCGAGAAGCAGGTAGCGAGGAACAGAGGACAGACCGGCTTCCTGAGGCGGTAGAGCTGGAGGACGACGGCGAGTAGCGCGGCGAGCAGCGCGAGAACAAGAAGGAAGCGAGCGCCGCGCGCCATCGCTCTGGCTCCCAAGAGATCCGGAAGGCCGTTAGGTCCACAAAATCAAACTGCCTCCACGGCAACGAACCAGTATCGGTTTTGCTACGATCCGCCTCAGCGAGCTAGGGCTGCCCTTGAGACCGGACGGCGTAGCTTCGGCGGAGGGACGGATTGGTGGTTAAGGCGGCTATCGACCGGACAGACCTCCGTGTCGTCGGAGCGGAAGACGGGGCCGGCAGACCGGTGGGTTTGGTGGAAACGATCGGCTAGGGGAGCTGGCCGCCGGGGAGGGACGCGCGGCTAGGATCGGTTGACTGGGCTGGAATGGACGCCTTCGAGGCGGGCCCTGGGGAGAGTCGCGCGGGGAGGTCCAGTTGACTGGTCTGGGCCGGGCTAGACTCGAGTCAACGGACGCCTTTCAGGCGGGCCCTTTCCTGTGCCGTGCATTGGCTTCCAAATGAACAGGATTCGCAGTGCTATTACATAGGAGTATATACTGACTACTAGTTTTCCCTCGTTTTTTAATTCTGTTCAGAAATGATATTTTTATAAAGTTTTTATTATAGGAGACAAATCTGTCAAAATTGAACCGGTCCAAAATTCATTCAAACCAACTTATAGAAATAGGCAGTGGCCCAAGTTTTTAAATAAGCAGGAGAAATTCATAATCTCTCCAACCAAAATGAGTGTATTTTTATCGCTTTTGAAGAATAATTTAATTTAATAtttgactagatttatagaaaataacgTCAAGATATCAATACTTTTTTGCTTTGTATTTGATCTCATACTATGTTCGAGGGCAAATGTGTCTTTTCACATGTTATTTAACATCGTTAACTCACATATTAGACGAAAGTGTCAGAATTTGGATATAGTGTTAAAAGTGTGGAAATTTGATGCCATGAAAGGAATAAGTTATTTTACTAGTGTCatgtaaagattttttttcaACCACAAGCCCATGTCATCCTTAAGCAATGGCGAAGGTAAAGCAAATTAGAGAGAGGTGCACTTAACTTATGGGTGCATAAATATTTTTCATGTGGGTGCATATATAGTGAAATTTTAGATATAATCATAGTTTTTCCAATGGGGGGGTGCATTTGCACCCCCTAATCTATACCTAGCTCTGCCCCTGTCCTTAAGTAACCATCGTGATTGCATTTAAAGAGCTTGAAAACAGTCACTTGGAGCACCCATTTGACTGAATAAGCACAATGCCTGCCACATGGTTAAATGGGAAGCTCTCAATAGACCAAACGAGTATGGGGACCTGGGTTTCATGGATGTTGGAGTCAGAAGCATTTGCTTGATGTCATGAACTCATGATGTGTATTTGTGTAAGTGGATTGACAAACTAGAACAGGGAGAGAAGAGCATTAGCTGTGAGTTACCAAAAGGAGGAAAATACTTGGATCAAAAGAACATCTTTCAAAGTGAAAGGAAAAGAGGTCTGCAATTTTGGAGAAGTTTGTTGGACATCAAAAGAGTGGTATCAATTAGGTAGGAGGATCAAAGTGAAGAGTGGGAATCAAACTAGATTCTGGCATGATTTGTGGATGGGGATTGCCCTTTAAAGATGGAGTTACAACTGTTTCAGTGTTTCTCAGACACTATCATAGAGGTGGCTAAGGTTTGGAGAGATAACCAATGGCAATTAAACTTCAGAAGATCGTTTGATGAACAAACCCAAAGTGGGTGGACTCAGCTGCAATGATGGTTTAGTGAGGTAATTTTGATCTCAGGCAGAGATGTGGTGCCCTAGAAGTTAGGACATTCCATGAAAttattcgcaaaaaaaaaaagaaaa contains:
- the LOC8054226 gene encoding membrane-associated progesterone-binding protein 4 isoform X1, which produces MARGARFLLVLALLAALLAVVLQLYRLRKPRLWTVEELSPYNGTNEGLPILLAILGSVFDVTKGRSHYGPGGGYHHFTGRDASRAFVSGNFTGNGLTDSLQGLSSSEVNSIVDWRKFYFERYIFAGKLIGRYYDSQGNPTKYLKGVEMKAKRGAQLLEKQKSDEAKIPGCNSKWSQQEGGEVWCDTGYPRLVRRPGDIALTGQVSQRCACFQENELDKAGLVVYEGCDYLSKSCKVN
- the LOC8054226 gene encoding membrane-associated progesterone-binding protein 4 isoform X2; translation: MARGARFLLVLALLAALLAVVLQLYRLRKPRLWTVEELSPYNGTNEGLPILLAILGSVFDVTKGRSHYGPGGGYHHFTGSIVFTGMHHGHLFLEILQVNSIVDWRKFYFERYIFAGKLIGRYYDSQGNPTKYLKGVEMKAKRGAQLLEKQKSDEAKIPGCNSKWSQQEGGEVWCDTGYPRLVRRPGDIALTGQVSQRCACFQENELDKAGLVVYEGCDYLSKSCKVN